GGCGTCGGGCGCCCGCTGATCGGTCGGATGATTTACTTCGACACACTCAGCATGGAGGTGCGTGTGCACAAACTGCGGCGCGATCCCCGTTGCCCGGTGTGTGGCGACCAGCCCACGATTACCGAACTGATTGACTACGAAGAATTCTGCGGCTTGCGAACGCCTGGCCATGCGCCAGCGGTTCAGCCAGCAGTGGCCGCTCGCTAAAAGGTGTTCCCTGTGCAGATTCGGGTGAAGCTTCACGCATCGCTGCGCAAGTATCTGCCGCGGGATGCCGTGGAAGATACCGTGTTGCTGGAATTGCCCGCAGGCGCCACGGTTGCCGAGGCGGTTTCCGCGCTTGGAATTCCCTCTGGCCATGCCAAAATTGCGATGATCGACGGGGCACAGGCCGACCTCGGTACGGTGCTGCAGGAGGGACAGCAGCTCAGCCTGTTTCCGCCGTTGGCGGGGTAGTCGTCACACTTTCCGAAGCTCGGCTGACACGCCGACTTGACTCACGCGCGCAGTGATGGCCTTTGGCAATTATGGCCATTCACTACGAAAAGTCGGGGCACGTGGTCACCATCACCATCGACCGGCCGGAGGCGCGCAATGCGCTTGACCTCGATCATTTCGGCCAGTTGGCCGATTGCTGGGTGCGCTACCGTGATGACGACGATGCCTACGTGGCCATTTTGACCGGGGTCGGCGATGTGTACTGCGTGGGCGCCGATTTGAAGAAATTCATTCCGATGGTGACCGACAACGTGGAACGACTCGCCTCCGGTGGAGCCAGCGAGCAGGTGGGTGGTTCGCGTTACACCATGGCTCACAGCTTGGTGGCCGTGCTGCGGGATGGTGCATTACTGCCTGACGGCACCGAGTTTACACTGTACAAGCCGGTCATTGCTGCAATCAACGGTGTGTGCGCGGCAGGCGGGTTGGAAATGTTGTGGAATACTGACCTTCGAGTGATGGCCGAGGATGCTTGGCTGCAACTGGCAGAACCACGCCGCGGACTTTTTCCCGGCGGCGGATCGACCGTGCACAGTGTCCGGCAGTTGTCCTGGTGCCATGCGATGGAGGTCTTGCTGCTGGCCGATCGGATTTCCGCCCAGCGAGCTTGGGAAATGGGGCTGGTCAACGCCGTTGTGCCGCGGGATCGAGTGCTAGCCAAGGCACGCGAATGGGCGGAGACGATTTGCTTAAACGGCCCACTGGCGATCCGTACCGTCAAGGAATCTGCAAAGCGGAGCACATTCTTGGATCTCAAAAGCGCTTTAAACCTGGAAATGGAGCTTTCTGCCCGCGTGTTCATGAGCGAAGATGCCCGCGAAGGAGTCGCAGCATTCCGCGAGAAACGACCACCTCGCTGGACGGGCCGTTGACGGCGCTCCCACTCCTGCCGTTGTGAATGCCAAGGGCAACCGGGGCGCAGCGGGCAGCCTTGGCGTTAGGAGCGCGGCAAGTTTATCCGAATAAAGCCTTGACATGACCACTTGAACTTGCTTTTTGTTTGGCTCCTTGCGGGTTTTTCCTTATGCGATTAGGAGCCGAACATTTCGAACTGGATGCGACCGATCTAGAAATTCTCAGCCTTTTGCAGGAGAACTGCAAACTGCCGCTAGCCAAGATCGGCGAGCGTGTGGGCCTTTCCGCCCCGTCGGTGGTGGAGCGTGTGAAGAAGCTGGAGGACCACGGTGTGATCCTCGGATATCGAGCCATCGTGGATGCTCGTAAGGTGGGCAAAGATGTGACGGCGTTCATTGGTGTTTCGGTTGGCCACCCCCGTTGGATTGGGTCGTTCGAAGAGCAAGTCGGGAAGTTGCCTGAAGTTCTCGAGTGCCATCACGTGACTGGGCAGCACACGTTTCTGCTCAAGGTGAAAACGCGGAACACGTCCACCCTGGAAGGGCTCATCCGGGCCATCCGTTCGATCGGGGGCGTAGACCGAACGGAGACTATGGTCGTGCTGTCCACGCACATGGAGAGAACGGAGGTTGCGCTTCCGCAGAGCGATCCGTCCGACGGTCGCAAGAGCGGTCGCAAGGCCCGTGCGGAAACGGGAGAACAGGCTCCAAAGCTGGCATAGGAGGGTGAATAGATGGCAGGGTTACGCAGGCCAAAGAAAGAAGGTCTTTACGACCCGTACTTCGAGCACGACGCATGCGGCGTCGGTTTCGTGGTCAACATCAAGGGCGAGAAGTCGCACGACATCATTCTCAAGGGGCTTCAGGTGTTAGAGAACCTGACGCACCGCGGTGCGTGTGGCTGCGACCCGTTGACGGGCGACGGCGCGGGAATGCTTTTGCAAATTCCGGACGAGTTCTTTCGCGAAGAGTGCCGCGAATTGAGGATCTCGCTGCCTGGTCCGGGCGAGTACGGGGTGGGGATGGTGTTTTTGCCCCGGGATACTGCGGAGCGTAACGTTTGCCTTGGCTTGTTCGAGAAAGCCGTACGAGAGAATGGGCAACGGCTGCTCGGCTGGCGGCGTGTCCCGGTGAATCCGCAACATTGTGGACCGCTTGCGCGGCAATCGATGCCAGAAATCCGGCAGATTTTCATCGGCAGAGGTCCAAATACCCACGACCAGGAGGCTTTGGAGCGCAAGCTGTATGTGATTCGGAAAAGCGTGGAGCGAGCCGTTCGTGAAGCGGGCCTGCGGGATTCGGAGTCCTTTTACATTCCGAGCTTGTCCACGCGGACGATCGTGTACAAAGGACTTCTGCTGCCGCAGCAAATCCCTCTTTTTTATTCCGACTTGCGGGACTCGCGCGTCAAGTCGGCTCTAGCCTTGGTGCACCAGCGGTTCAGCACGAATACGTTCCCTTCGTGGGAGCGAGCCCATCCCTACCGGTTTTTGGCTCATAACGGGGAGATCAACACTCTGCGTGGAAACGAGAACTGGATGCGCGCGCGAGAGAAGATGTTTTCGTCGCCGCTGTTCGGCGAAGACATCGAAAAACTGCGTCCGATTATCGAAGAAGCTGGCAGCGACTCGGCCAAATTCGACAATGCGTTAGAACTCCTGGTTCGCACCGGCCGGTCGCTTCCGCACGCGATTATGATGATGATTCCCGAGGCATGGCAGAAGCATGAGAGCATGTCGGAAACGAAGCGCGCGTTTTACGAGTTTCACGCCTGCCTGATGGAACCATGGGATGGCCCGGCATCGATCGCGTTTACCGATGGCCGGGTGATCGGCGCGGTTCTAGACCGCAACGGATTGCGCCCGTCCCGATACGTCGTCACCCGTGATGGCTTCGTCGTCATGGCCTCCGAGGTGGGCGTGTTGGACATCGCGCCCGATAACATCTTGCACAAAGACCGGCTGCAACCCGGGCGGCTGTTTCTCGTTGATCTCGAGCAAGGTCGCATCGTGGGCGACGAGGAAGTCAAAGAAAGCATTGCGTCTCGCCAACCGTATCGCCAATGGCTGTCCGATAACTTGGTGAAACTCGACGAGTTGCCGGAGCCGCGAGATTTACCGCCAGTGTACGACCCCGAGACGCTGCTCACGCGCCAGAAGGTTCACGGCTACACGCTCGAGGATCTGAGAATGCTGATGGCTCCCATGGCCATCAATGGGCAAGAAGCTGTGGGTTCTATGGGAACCGATACTCCCTTGGCGGTGCTGTCCGACCGGCCCCAGTTGCTTTTCAACTATTTCAAACAGCTCTTTGCTCAAGTCACCAACCCTCCCATCGATCCGATTCGCGAAGAGATTGTCATGTCGCTCAAGGCCACGATCGGGTCGGAGCAAAATTTGTTCGAGGAAACGCCGCTTCATTGCCATCAATTGGAACTGGAAAACCCAGTGATCAGCAATGCCGAACTCGAGAAGATCCGGCGGATTGCTGTGGGTCGAATCCGCTCGAAGGTTTTGCCCACTCTCTTCCAGGTTGCCGACGGCGGAAGCGGTCTCGAGCGAGCGCTGGACGACCTTTGCCGGCAGGCATCGGAAGCCATCGAACAGGGATACAGCATTTTGATTCTGTCCGACCGTGGCCACGATGAGACTTGGGCTCCGATTCCCAGTCTGCTGGCGACGGCGGCAGTCCACCACCATTTGATTCGGGAAGGTACCCGGACGCGCTGCGGGATCGTGGTCGAGTCGGGGGAGCCGCGCGAGGTCCATCACTTTTGCTGCCTGATCGGATATGGCGCCGGTGCCGTAAACCCCTATCTGGCGATCGAGACCATCATAGACATGGTTCGCGATGGTCGAATCAAAGGTGTGGACGAGGACACGGCCGTGGACCATTACCTGAAAGCAGCCAACAAGGGTGTCCTCAAAGTGATGACCAAGATGGGCATCTCCACGGTGCAGAGCTACCGCGGTGCCCAAATCTTCGAGGCAGTTGGGCTGAATCGCGAGGTCATTGATCGGTATTTCACTTGGACGGCCTCGCGGATCGAGGGGGTCGGGTTGGACGTGATCGCCAAAGAATGTGCGATGCGCCACCATGAGGCATACGAGGTTGCCCCCAATCTCGACGGAGAACTCGATCCGGGCGGGCAATATCAGTGGCGGCGGCGCGGCGAGTATCACATGTACAACCCCGACACGATCGCCAAGCTGCAGCACGCTTGCCGCACCGGGAATTACCGGCTGTTCAAGGAGTATTCTCGGTTGGTGAACGAGCAAAGCCGGCAGCTTTGCACGATCCGCGGCTTGCTTCGTTTCAAGCCAGGAAAACCCATACCTTTGAGCGAGGTCGAACCCGCCAGCGAGATCGTCAAGCGGTTCAAAACGGGGGCCATGTCCCTTGGCTCGATTAGCCGGGAAGCCCACGAAACGCTGGCCATTGCCATGAATCGCATCGGAGGGAAATCGAATACTGGGGAAGGAGG
This genomic interval from Candidatus Binatia bacterium contains the following:
- a CDS encoding AsnC family transcriptional regulator produces the protein MRLGAEHFELDATDLEILSLLQENCKLPLAKIGERVGLSAPSVVERVKKLEDHGVILGYRAIVDARKVGKDVTAFIGVSVGHPRWIGSFEEQVGKLPEVLECHHVTGQHTFLLKVKTRNTSTLEGLIRAIRSIGGVDRTETMVVLSTHMERTEVALPQSDPSDGRKSGRKARAETGEQAPKLA
- a CDS encoding putative enoyl-CoA hydratase/isomerase, whose protein sequence is MAIHYEKSGHVVTITIDRPEARNALDLDHFGQLADCWVRYRDDDDAYVAILTGVGDVYCVGADLKKFIPMVTDNVERLASGGASEQVGGSRYTMAHSLVAVLRDGALLPDGTEFTLYKPVIAAINGVCAAGGLEMLWNTDLRVMAEDAWLQLAEPRRGLFPGGGSTVHSVRQLSWCHAMEVLLLADRISAQRAWEMGLVNAVVPRDRVLAKAREWAETICLNGPLAIRTVKESAKRSTFLDLKSALNLEMELSARVFMSEDAREGVAAFREKRPPRWTGR
- the gltB gene encoding glutamate synthase, large subunit, producing MAGLRRPKKEGLYDPYFEHDACGVGFVVNIKGEKSHDIILKGLQVLENLTHRGACGCDPLTGDGAGMLLQIPDEFFREECRELRISLPGPGEYGVGMVFLPRDTAERNVCLGLFEKAVRENGQRLLGWRRVPVNPQHCGPLARQSMPEIRQIFIGRGPNTHDQEALERKLYVIRKSVERAVREAGLRDSESFYIPSLSTRTIVYKGLLLPQQIPLFYSDLRDSRVKSALALVHQRFSTNTFPSWERAHPYRFLAHNGEINTLRGNENWMRAREKMFSSPLFGEDIEKLRPIIEEAGSDSAKFDNALELLVRTGRSLPHAIMMMIPEAWQKHESMSETKRAFYEFHACLMEPWDGPASIAFTDGRVIGAVLDRNGLRPSRYVVTRDGFVVMASEVGVLDIAPDNILHKDRLQPGRLFLVDLEQGRIVGDEEVKESIASRQPYRQWLSDNLVKLDELPEPRDLPPVYDPETLLTRQKVHGYTLEDLRMLMAPMAINGQEAVGSMGTDTPLAVLSDRPQLLFNYFKQLFAQVTNPPIDPIREEIVMSLKATIGSEQNLFEETPLHCHQLELENPVISNAELEKIRRIAVGRIRSKVLPTLFQVADGGSGLERALDDLCRQASEAIEQGYSILILSDRGHDETWAPIPSLLATAAVHHHLIREGTRTRCGIVVESGEPREVHHFCCLIGYGAGAVNPYLAIETIIDMVRDGRIKGVDEDTAVDHYLKAANKGVLKVMTKMGISTVQSYRGAQIFEAVGLNREVIDRYFTWTASRIEGVGLDVIAKECAMRHHEAYEVAPNLDGELDPGGQYQWRRRGEYHMYNPDTIAKLQHACRTGNYRLFKEYSRLVNEQSRQLCTIRGLLRFKPGKPIPLSEVEPASEIVKRFKTGAMSLGSISREAHETLAIAMNRIGGKSNTGEGGEDPVRYIPDPNGDSRRSAIKQVASGRFGVTSHYLVNADEIQIKMAQGAKPGEGGQLPGHKVDQYIASIRYSTPGVGLISPPPHHDIYSIEDLAQLIHDLKNANNRARISVKLVAEVGVGTIAAGVSKGKADVVLISGDSGGTGASPLTSIKHAGLPWELGLAETQQVLVLNDLRGRIRVETDGQLKTGRDVAIAALLGAEEFGFATAALVASGCVMMRVCHLNTCPVGIATQDPVLRKKFQGKPEHVVNFMMFVAEELREIMAELGFRTVDEMVGRVDMLDAAEAIDHWKAKGVDLSQILHKPDVPPTVPIRCVTEQDHGLEKALDNELIRLAEPALERGEPVEIEMPIRNVNRTVCTMLSAEVSRRYGEKGLPPDTIRIKFTGSAGQSFCAFLANGISVELEGDANDYFGKGLSGGRIVAYPPRNASFVAEENIIVGNVSLYGATGGEVFLRGMAGERFCVRNSGVTAVVEGVGDHGCEYMTRGTVVILGPTGRNFAAGMSGGLAYVLDVDGKFATRCNMGMVDIVPLEEDDLQLVHDLVRRHYAYTHSAVAWRILSGWKEYIAKFVKVFPVEYQQVLRKQHLDSEAAKLASI